In Candidatus Magasanikbacteria bacterium RIFOXYB2_FULL_38_10, a genomic segment contains:
- a CDS encoding CTP synthase: MTRYIFVIGGVMSGVGKGTTTAAIGKILQSKGYTVTAVKIDPYVNVDAGTMNPTEHGEVFVTIDGDETDQDIGNYERFLDINITSLNYMTTGRVYQSVIERERNLGYGGRCVEVVPDVPAEVIRRIKAAGKSAHADFVLIETGGTVGEYQNILFLEAARMMKIEAPKNVLFALVSYLPIPSKIGEMKTKPTQYASRTLNSAGIQADFIFCRAERALDEPRKRKLAVFCNVQDGDIISAPDANSVYEVPINFENEGLGEKILKKFHLRSKNKDLKEWRALVEVIKNVKKEVKIAVVGKYFSTGEFILADSYISVIEAIKHASWANNVKPVLTWLNSEEYEKNPAKLKELSNYDGMVVPGGFGTRGVEGIIKAIEYARVHKIPYFGLCYGMQLATVEFARHVCGLKEAHTIEVDAKTKDPIIAIMADQAKLLANKKYGGSMRLGAYDCFLEKGTLARTAYGENLISERHRHRYEFNNDYKDLFIEKGMEVSGVNPQRNLVEIIELPKEVHPWFVGVQFHPEFQSRPLRPHPLFREFIKAALKK; the protein is encoded by the coding sequence ATGACGCGTTACATTTTTGTTATTGGTGGAGTAATGTCCGGAGTGGGCAAAGGAACCACTACGGCGGCTATTGGTAAAATTTTACAAAGCAAGGGCTATACCGTGACGGCTGTAAAAATAGACCCCTATGTTAATGTAGATGCCGGCACCATGAATCCCACAGAGCATGGGGAAGTTTTTGTGACGATTGACGGCGATGAAACAGACCAGGATATTGGTAATTATGAAAGATTTTTAGACATCAACATCACTTCTCTTAATTACATGACCACCGGTCGGGTTTATCAATCAGTTATAGAACGCGAACGCAATTTAGGATATGGCGGACGTTGTGTGGAAGTGGTTCCTGATGTGCCGGCAGAGGTTATTCGACGCATTAAAGCGGCTGGTAAATCAGCTCATGCTGATTTTGTATTGATAGAAACTGGTGGTACGGTGGGGGAATACCAAAATATTTTGTTTTTGGAAGCCGCACGCATGATGAAAATAGAAGCTCCTAAAAACGTCCTTTTTGCACTGGTAAGCTACCTGCCTATTCCTTCTAAGATTGGAGAAATGAAAACCAAACCCACCCAATATGCGTCCCGCACTTTAAATTCCGCTGGTATTCAAGCAGATTTTATTTTCTGTCGTGCGGAAAGAGCCCTGGATGAGCCCAGAAAGCGTAAATTGGCCGTATTCTGCAATGTCCAAGATGGGGACATAATTTCCGCGCCCGATGCCAATTCCGTTTATGAGGTGCCAATAAATTTTGAAAATGAGGGGTTGGGAGAGAAGATTTTAAAAAAGTTTCATCTGCGCTCTAAAAACAAAGATTTAAAAGAGTGGCGTGCCCTGGTGGAGGTGATTAAAAATGTTAAAAAAGAGGTGAAGATTGCCGTGGTGGGTAAATATTTTTCTACTGGGGAATTTATTTTGGCCGATTCTTACATCTCTGTGATTGAGGCTATTAAGCATGCTTCTTGGGCCAACAATGTTAAGCCGGTTTTAACCTGGCTTAATTCCGAAGAATACGAAAAAAATCCGGCCAAATTAAAAGAACTTTCCAACTATGATGGCATGGTGGTGCCGGGCGGATTTGGCACAAGAGGAGTAGAAGGCATCATTAAGGCGATTGAATATGCGCGGGTACACAAAATTCCTTATTTTGGTTTATGCTACGGAATGCAGCTGGCCACAGTGGAGTTTGCCAGGCATGTTTGCGGATTAAAAGAAGCTCATACCATAGAAGTTGATGCCAAAACCAAAGATCCTATAATTGCCATCATGGCCGATCAGGCTAAACTTTTGGCTAATAAAAAATATGGTGGCAGTATGCGTCTTGGCGCTTATGACTGTTTTCTGGAAAAAGGAACTTTGGCGCGGACCGCTTATGGTGAAAATTTGATTTCCGAAAGACATCGTCATCGCTATGAATTTAATAATGATTACAAAGATTTATTTATAGAGAAAGGGATGGAAGTTTCCGGTGTTAACCCGCAAAGAAATTTGGTGGAAATTATTGAATTGCCTAAAGAAGTGCATCCGTGGTTTGTGGGTGTGCAATTTCATCCGGAATTTCAGTCTCGCCCTTTACGTCCGCATCCTTTGTTTAGGGAATTTATTAAAGCGGCGTTGAAAAAGTAG
- a CDS encoding 30S ribosomal protein S13, translating into MIRIASVTLPQNKKINIALTYLYGIGLTLSNKILSDLKIDPNTRTKDLKEEEANRIREAVEKKYRVEGDLRREILSNIKRLKEIGSYRGSRHHRGLPSRGQRTKTNSRTVRGNKRHTMGSGKKKSGDKT; encoded by the coding sequence ATGATTAGAATTGCCAGCGTTACTTTACCTCAAAATAAAAAAATTAATATCGCTTTAACCTATCTTTACGGCATAGGTTTGACTTTATCTAACAAAATTTTGAGCGATTTAAAAATTGATCCCAACACCAGAACTAAAGATTTAAAAGAAGAAGAAGCTAATCGCATTCGCGAGGCAGTAGAAAAAAAATATCGCGTGGAAGGCGATTTGCGCCGTGAAATTTTGTCCAATATCAAGCGTTTAAAAGAAATCGGTTCTTACAGAGGCTCTCGTCATCATCGCGGTTTGCCATCTCGTGGCCAGCGCACTAAAACCAATTCCCGCACTGTGCGTGGCAATAAGCGCCATACCATGGGTTCTGGTAAGAAAAAATCAGGAGATAAGACATAA
- a CDS encoding cell division protein FtsW: protein MLSRKSDIYFLGSLVILLFFGLLMLFSASSPESYAIFHDPYFLIKRQILLGVLPGVILFYIFSRLDFNFWQKAALPLFLFSLGLLILVLIPGVGGDFGSARSWFSIFGFSFQPSELMKLALAIYLASWLSRLSKEDFTNYTKSFFPFLAIVAVIGLLLMKQPDMGTFLVLFLISLGIYFVAGGPLLHLLILFGGGLVGFISLVFISSYRLHRLLAFLNPKEDVLGIGYHINQALLALGSGGFFGLGWGHSRQKFQYLPEVSADSIFAIIGEELGFLISVIFICLLFFIFFRGLKIAQNAPNHFGKLLTVGIMVWFIGQSCLNIGAMVGLLPLTGLPLPFVSHGGSALMILLAALGIVVNISKQMKT from the coding sequence ATGCTTTCTCGTAAAAGTGACATTTATTTCTTGGGTTCTTTGGTTATCTTGTTATTTTTTGGTTTGCTCATGCTTTTTTCCGCCTCTTCTCCGGAGTCATATGCCATTTTTCATGATCCTTATTTTTTAATCAAAAGGCAGATTCTTTTGGGAGTGTTGCCGGGTGTTATTTTATTTTATATCTTCAGCCGACTAGACTTTAATTTTTGGCAAAAAGCCGCTTTGCCTCTTTTTTTATTTTCCCTAGGTCTTTTGATTTTGGTTTTAATTCCTGGTGTGGGAGGGGACTTTGGCTCAGCCCGCTCTTGGTTTTCTATTTTTGGTTTTTCCTTTCAACCCTCGGAACTAATGAAACTGGCTCTGGCAATTTATTTGGCCTCTTGGCTTAGTCGCTTAAGTAAAGAAGATTTTACCAATTACACTAAAAGTTTTTTTCCTTTTTTGGCTATCGTCGCAGTAATTGGTTTGCTTTTGATGAAACAACCGGATATGGGCACCTTTTTGGTTTTATTTTTAATTTCTTTGGGTATTTATTTTGTTGCCGGAGGGCCTTTACTGCATTTGCTTATTTTATTTGGTGGGGGTCTGGTGGGATTTATTAGTCTGGTTTTTATTAGTTCCTATCGCCTGCATCGTTTGTTGGCTTTTTTAAACCCCAAAGAGGATGTTTTAGGCATTGGTTATCATATCAATCAAGCTCTGTTAGCCCTGGGTTCCGGGGGATTTTTTGGTTTGGGCTGGGGTCACTCGCGTCAAAAATTTCAATACCTGCCGGAAGTGAGCGCCGATTCTATTTTTGCCATCATTGGCGAGGAGTTGGGTTTTTTAATTTCAGTTATTTTTATTTGCTTGTTGTTTTTTATTTTTTTCAGAGGATTAAAAATTGCCCAAAACGCGCCTAATCATTTTGGCAAACTTTTGACTGTGGGTATAATGGTTTGGTTCATTGGGCAAAGCTGTTTAAATATTGGCGCTATGGTTGGGCTATTGCCTTTAACCGGCCTACCTTTGCCCTTTGTTAGCCATGGCGGTTCGGCTTTAATGATTTTACTTGCGGCCTTGGGTATTGTAGTTAATATCTCCAAACAAATGAAAACTTAG
- a CDS encoding 50S ribosomal protein L9 has protein sequence MKVLLRQEVPGLGHKGEVKEVAEGYGRNFLLAQNKAVPATTENLRNWETEKNKVAHQIQNQKEILKKIAGRLQGLTLEFEEKTDDKGQLFGGISSAHLVATLSKIGLTIEKNQIVLDKAFKKVGKYPVKIKLGQGIAAEIKVIIKSQ, from the coding sequence ATGAAAGTGCTTTTACGGCAAGAAGTGCCCGGTTTGGGACATAAAGGAGAGGTAAAAGAAGTGGCCGAAGGGTATGGCCGTAATTTTTTGTTGGCTCAAAATAAAGCAGTGCCGGCTACGACAGAAAATTTAAGAAATTGGGAAACGGAAAAAAATAAAGTAGCCCATCAAATACAAAATCAAAAAGAAATTTTAAAAAAAATAGCCGGCCGTTTACAGGGACTCACTTTAGAATTTGAAGAAAAGACAGATGACAAAGGCCAATTGTTTGGCGGTATTTCCAGCGCTCATCTTGTGGCCACTTTATCCAAAATAGGATTGACAATAGAAAAAAATCAAATAGTCTTAGACAAGGCTTTTAAAAAAGTTGGCAAATATCCCGTAAAGATAAAGTTAGGACAGGGGATAGCGGCGGAAATTAAAGTAATTATCAAAAGTCAATAG
- a CDS encoding tRNA 2-thiouridine(34) synthase MnmA, whose translation MLLGQTKLLQKHLPAKKKVLCAISGGVDSAVAAGLLIKAGFEVTGAFIKCFSEAVGAKSCWIDERRDAMRVAAKLGIKLLTFDFEKQYQKDVVNYLFKEYQAGRTPNPDVMCNKYVKIPLLLKEAQKMGFDWIATGHYARVKKVEGKALLYEAGDKNKDQSYFLHQLGQKELKHLIFPLSSLNKDEVRVFASEWGLSVAKKEESMGICFVGEVSMKKFLEKKIKPRFGKVVMSTGEVIGEHDGLAFYTIGQRHGFSALRGSRSGESRALYVVDKDLKKNRLIVGFEDDKLLFKKEIVFKKIHWISGATPKFPLDCLARLRHRQPLQICRIIFSQGKYFVKFKEVQRAITPGQFIVFYKNGECLGGGEIK comes from the coding sequence ATGCTTTTGGGTCAGACAAAATTATTGCAAAAACATCTACCAGCCAAAAAGAAAGTTTTATGCGCTATTTCCGGAGGAGTGGACTCGGCGGTGGCGGCCGGTTTATTAATTAAAGCCGGTTTTGAAGTGACTGGAGCTTTCATTAAATGCTTTAGCGAAGCGGTCGGAGCCAAATCTTGCTGGATTGACGAGCGTCGCGACGCCATGCGCGTAGCAGCCAAACTCGGCATCAAACTTCTAACTTTTGATTTTGAAAAACAATATCAAAAAGATGTAGTGAATTACTTGTTTAAAGAATATCAAGCCGGTCGTACGCCCAATCCCGATGTGATGTGCAATAAATATGTTAAGATACCTCTTTTATTAAAAGAAGCCCAAAAAATGGGTTTTGACTGGATTGCTACCGGGCATTATGCCAGAGTAAAAAAAGTTGAGGGAAAGGCCTTGCTGTATGAGGCCGGAGATAAAAATAAAGACCAAAGCTACTTTTTACACCAACTGGGACAAAAAGAATTAAAACATTTAATTTTTCCTTTAAGCTCACTAAATAAGGATGAAGTGAGAGTTTTTGCCAGTGAATGGGGTTTGTCTGTGGCGAAAAAAGAAGAAAGCATGGGTATTTGTTTTGTGGGCGAGGTGTCGATGAAAAAATTTTTGGAGAAAAAAATAAAACCGCGTTTTGGAAAGGTGGTGATGAGCACCGGAGAAGTGATAGGAGAGCACGATGGACTGGCTTTTTATACCATTGGTCAACGTCATGGATTTAGCGCTTTGCGTGGTTCCAGAAGTGGAGAATCTCGCGCTCTTTATGTAGTAGATAAAGATTTAAAAAAGAACCGACTGATAGTGGGTTTTGAGGATGACAAATTATTGTTTAAAAAAGAGATTGTTTTTAAAAAAATACATTGGATCTCTGGTGCTACTCCAAAATTTCCCTTAGATTGTCTGGCGCGCTTGCGTCATCGTCAGCCACTCCAAATTTGTCGGATCATTTTTAGTCAAGGAAAATATTTTGTTAAATTTAAAGAAGTTCAGAGAGCCATAACACCCGGGCAGTTTATTGTTTTTTATAAAAATGGGGAATGTTTGGGCGGGGGAGAGATAAAGTAA
- a CDS encoding 50S ribosomal protein L27, translated as MAHKKAGSSTSLGRDSQAKRLGIKAFGGEKVNAGEILVRQRGTKFYPGKNVKKGGDDTLYAGTSGTVSFNRRKVKRFDGHLKERKFINVMA; from the coding sequence ATGGCACATAAGAAAGCTGGGAGTTCTACCTCGCTGGGCCGCGATTCACAAGCTAAAAGACTTGGCATTAAAGCCTTTGGTGGAGAGAAAGTCAACGCCGGTGAAATTTTGGTTCGCCAAAGAGGCACCAAATTTTACCCGGGAAAAAATGTTAAAAAAGGCGGAGACGACACCCTTTATGCCGGCACAAGCGGTACTGTTTCTTTTAACCGCCGCAAAGTCAAAAGATTTGACGGGCACCTAAAAGAAAGAAAATTTATCAATGTAATGGCTTAA
- a CDS encoding DNA-directed RNA polymerase subunit alpha encodes MEKFLLPSIFKVEEMDKPDAARIIIEPCYHGYGTTLGNALRRVLLSSLPGAAVTAVKIKGATHEFTTLDHVQEDIVELILNLKKLRLRVFSSEEVKLTLSAKGEGEVTAAQIETTSDVEIVNSDLHLATLTHKDARLEMEIFVSQGRGYVPVEEKEKIKLELGTVAIDSIFNPVLHVGYKVDFVRVGEITNFERLTLDIETDGTITPLNALLQGTKILQDHIDLIMQGFSGETREIEEIAKEPEEAVEETKEEVEEKEEEKPKKRGRKPSTSTKKKK; translated from the coding sequence ATGGAAAAATTTCTTTTGCCCTCAATTTTCAAGGTTGAAGAAATGGACAAGCCGGATGCCGCTAGAATTATCATTGAACCTTGTTATCATGGTTATGGTACAACTTTAGGCAATGCCTTGCGCCGTGTTTTGTTGTCTTCGCTTCCGGGCGCGGCCGTCACCGCTGTTAAAATTAAAGGTGCTACGCATGAATTTACAACTTTAGATCATGTTCAAGAAGATATAGTGGAATTAATTTTAAATTTGAAAAAATTAAGATTAAGAGTTTTTTCCTCGGAAGAAGTTAAATTAACTTTAAGCGCCAAGGGTGAAGGAGAAGTCACCGCCGCTCAAATAGAAACCACCTCTGACGTGGAAATTGTCAACTCCGATCTTCATTTAGCCACTTTAACTCACAAAGATGCCAGATTAGAAATGGAAATTTTTGTCTCTCAAGGCAGAGGTTATGTTCCGGTAGAAGAAAAAGAAAAAATTAAATTGGAATTGGGAACTGTGGCTATTGATTCTATTTTTAACCCCGTTTTGCATGTTGGTTATAAAGTAGATTTTGTTCGTGTGGGTGAAATCACTAATTTTGAAAGATTAACTTTAGATATTGAAACCGATGGCACTATCACTCCGTTAAATGCTTTATTGCAAGGCACTAAGATTTTGCAAGATCATATTGATTTGATTATGCAGGGTTTTAGCGGTGAAACAAGAGAAATAGAAGAAATTGCCAAAGAACCGGAAGAAGCAGTAGAAGAAACAAAAGAAGAGGTTGAAGAAAAAGAAGAAGAAAAACCTAAAAAGAGAGGCAGAAAACCATCAACATCAACTAAGAAAAAGAAGTAA
- a CDS encoding 30S ribosomal protein S9 — MEKKAGREGKYVYAVGRRKSAKAQVKLMETGTGKITVNGKDLPKYFDYFVLQNTVWAPLKAVQEDSVHDISAVVLGGGALGQAEAIRLGISRALVEWNEAFKPVLKKMGFITRDPRVKERKKFGLKKARRAPQWSKR, encoded by the coding sequence ATTGAAAAAAAGGCTGGTCGTGAAGGAAAATATGTTTATGCTGTGGGTCGTCGTAAATCTGCCAAGGCTCAAGTAAAATTGATGGAAACCGGCACCGGAAAAATAACAGTTAATGGAAAAGACCTACCAAAATATTTTGATTATTTTGTCTTGCAGAATACTGTCTGGGCTCCTTTAAAAGCCGTGCAAGAAGATTCTGTTCATGATATTTCAGCTGTAGTGTTGGGGGGAGGGGCTTTGGGCCAGGCCGAAGCAATTCGTTTGGGTATTTCTCGAGCTTTGGTTGAATGGAATGAGGCTTTTAAGCCTGTCCTTAAAAAAATGGGTTTTATCACCAGGGATCCCAGGGTTAAAGAAAGAAAGAAATTTGGTTTAAAGAAAGCCCGCCGCGCCCCACAGTGGAGCAAACGTTAA
- a CDS encoding 30S ribosomal protein S11, which yields MAKPKSRKKKAVKEVTVGRAYIHATYNNTIVTITDASGNALGWSSAGHMGFKGPKKATPYAASMVVKELVEKIQPYNVKEVSVYVRGIGAGRDGALRALYANNLSVTSIKDITPIPHNGCRPPKVRRV from the coding sequence GTGGCTAAGCCCAAAAGCCGCAAAAAAAAGGCTGTTAAAGAGGTGACTGTGGGACGCGCTTATATTCATGCTACCTATAATAATACTATTGTCACCATTACAGATGCCAGCGGTAACGCCTTAGGCTGGTCTTCAGCCGGACATATGGGCTTTAAAGGCCCTAAAAAGGCTACTCCTTATGCCGCTTCTATGGTAGTTAAAGAATTGGTGGAAAAAATTCAACCTTATAATGTTAAAGAAGTAAGCGTTTATGTTCGAGGCATTGGCGCCGGACGCGATGGAGCTCTAAGAGCTTTATACGCCAATAATTTAAGCGTCACTTCTATTAAGGACATTACACCCATTCCTCATAATGGCTGTCGTCCACCTAAGGTTAGAAGAGTTTAA
- a CDS encoding alanine--tRNA ligase (catalyzes a two-step reaction, first charging an alanine molecule by linking its carboxyl group to the alpha-phosphate of ATP, followed by transfer of the aminoacyl-adenylate to its tRNA), with translation MLSSIELRAKFLDFFASKGHRIIPSASLIPENDPTILFTTAGMHPLVPYILGERHPEGKRLVNVQKCVRMQDIDEVGDNRHDTFFEMMGNWSLGDYFKEEAIAWSWEFLTSPQWLGLDPKKLAISVFSGDADAPFDEEASNTWIKMGVPEHKIAKLSKKSNWWGPAGQTGPCGPDTEMFYWKGETEFPPVESNPGNDEDHWLEIWNDVFMQYFKKKEGSFEQLKQQNVDTGMGLERTLVTLNDFMDVFQIDTFWPLIQKIEEVSGHSYIEGGEIRRAMRIVADHLRTATMIMGDDRGIAPSNVDQGYVVRRLIRRAIRYARVLGITENFCVSLSLSTIEIFKDVYAEVQRNKEFVLLEMGKEEKKFRNTLEKGMKILESRMMDNETKKITGSEAFDLYQSYGFPIEITEELAKEKGLEVDIEGFIVEMKKHQELSRAGAEQKFKGGLADTSEISTKYHTATHLLHAALREVLGIHVEQRGSNITAERLRFDFSHSVKMTEEEKKKVEDLVNAAIIKDYKISFAEMTVPEAKAGGAVGLFEEKYGNKVKVYTIGEPSLHPHADPNSPTFSKEICGGPHVECTSILGKNEKEECFEPLAEHTGLLGHFKIIKEEAVSSGIRRIKAVLQ, from the coding sequence ATGCTTTCATCAATTGAATTAAGAGCTAAATTTTTAGACTTTTTCGCCTCTAAAGGACACAGAATTATACCCTCGGCATCTTTAATACCGGAAAATGACCCCACTATTCTCTTTACCACTGCCGGAATGCATCCCTTGGTGCCTTATATTTTGGGTGAAAGGCACCCCGAAGGAAAACGCTTGGTCAATGTTCAAAAATGTGTGCGTATGCAGGATATTGATGAGGTGGGCGACAACCGCCACGATACTTTTTTTGAAATGATGGGTAATTGGTCTTTGGGAGATTATTTTAAAGAAGAGGCTATTGCTTGGAGTTGGGAGTTTTTAACTTCGCCGCAATGGTTAGGGCTTGATCCTAAAAAATTGGCCATATCTGTTTTTTCCGGTGATGCCGACGCTCCTTTTGATGAGGAGGCCAGTAACACCTGGATTAAGATGGGTGTGCCGGAACATAAAATAGCCAAATTGTCCAAAAAGAGCAATTGGTGGGGACCGGCTGGACAAACTGGCCCCTGTGGACCGGATACCGAGATGTTTTATTGGAAAGGCGAAACCGAATTTCCGCCTGTTGAAAGTAATCCGGGCAACGATGAAGATCATTGGTTAGAAATTTGGAATGATGTTTTCATGCAGTATTTTAAAAAGAAAGAAGGTTCTTTTGAACAATTAAAACAACAAAATGTTGATACAGGTATGGGTTTGGAGCGCACTCTGGTGACTTTGAATGATTTTATGGATGTTTTTCAGATTGATACTTTTTGGCCTTTAATCCAAAAGATTGAAGAAGTGTCCGGCCATTCTTATATTGAAGGAGGAGAAATTAGGCGAGCTATGCGTATTGTGGCCGATCATCTGCGCACTGCCACTATGATTATGGGTGATGATAGGGGAATCGCCCCCAGCAATGTGGATCAGGGTTATGTGGTCAGGCGTTTAATTCGTCGGGCTATTCGTTATGCCCGCGTTTTGGGGATTACAGAAAATTTTTGCGTTTCTTTGTCCCTTTCTACAATTGAAATTTTTAAAGATGTTTACGCAGAAGTGCAACGCAATAAAGAATTTGTGCTTTTAGAGATGGGAAAAGAAGAAAAAAAGTTCAGGAATACTTTGGAAAAAGGAATGAAAATATTAGAGTCTAGAATGATGGATAATGAAACAAAAAAAATAACCGGATCAGAAGCTTTTGATTTGTATCAATCCTATGGTTTTCCTATTGAAATTACCGAGGAACTGGCTAAAGAAAAAGGATTAGAGGTGGATATTGAAGGCTTTATTGTAGAAATGAAAAAACACCAAGAATTATCTCGTGCCGGAGCCGAGCAAAAATTTAAAGGTGGCTTGGCAGATACCAGTGAAATTTCTACCAAATATCATACTGCAACTCATTTATTACACGCGGCTTTGCGCGAGGTTTTAGGAATTCACGTAGAACAGAGGGGTAGTAACATCACAGCGGAACGTTTGCGTTTTGATTTTTCTCATTCAGTCAAGATGACCGAGGAAGAAAAGAAAAAAGTGGAAGATTTGGTGAACGCGGCCATTATTAAAGATTATAAAATCAGTTTTGCCGAAATGACCGTGCCCGAGGCTAAAGCCGGCGGCGCCGTTGGTTTATTTGAAGAAAAATACGGCAATAAAGTAAAGGTTTATACTATTGGTGAACCTTCGCTTCATCCGCATGCCGATCCTAACTCGCCAACTTTTAGTAAAGAAATTTGTGGCGGCCCGCATGTGGAATGCACCAGTATTTTAGGTAAAAATGAAAAAGAAGAATGTTTTGAACCTTTGGCAGAACACACAGGTCTTTTGGGTCATTTTAAAATTATTAAAGAAGAAGCGGTTAGTTCGGGGATTAGGAGAATCAAAGCGGTGTTGCAATAA
- a CDS encoding 50S ribosomal protein L17, giving the protein MRHQKKKVTLDRKKAPREALLKNLTASVILYEKVKTTRAKAKAVQPLVEKMITLGKKGTLTARRELLSFLPTENPVKKIMEDLGKRYAGRTGGYTRIIKLGTRQGDAAEMVTIELV; this is encoded by the coding sequence ATGAGACACCAAAAGAAAAAAGTGACGCTAGATAGAAAAAAAGCCCCGCGCGAGGCCTTGCTTAAAAATTTAACCGCTAGTGTTATTTTATATGAAAAGGTTAAAACTACCAGAGCCAAGGCCAAGGCCGTACAGCCCTTGGTTGAAAAAATGATCACTTTAGGCAAGAAAGGTACTTTGACTGCTCGCCGCGAACTTTTATCTTTTTTACCAACAGAAAATCCTGTTAAAAAAATTATGGAAGATTTGGGTAAGCGTTATGCCGGTAGAACCGGGGGTTACACCAGAATTATTAAATTGGGTACCCGTCAGGGCGACGCGGCTGAAATGGTAACGATTGAATTAGTTTAA
- a CDS encoding translation initiation factor IF-1, protein MAENQQNSIASSKDVLELRGRIEELLPSAKFKIKLDDGHVIIGHLSGKMRMNKIHLLPGDFVKVEMTPYDLTKGRIVYRF, encoded by the coding sequence ATGGCAGAAAATCAACAAAATAGCATTGCATCGTCCAAAGATGTGTTGGAGCTAAGAGGTAGAATTGAGGAGCTGCTCCCTTCCGCTAAATTTAAGATAAAATTGGATGATGGTCATGTTATCATCGGGCATCTTTCTGGAAAAATGCGAATGAATAAAATTCATTTGTTACCTGGAGATTTTGTAAAAGTTGAAATGACACCATACGATTTAACCAAAGGCAGAATAGTATACAGATTTTAA
- a CDS encoding 30S ribosomal protein S4 — protein sequence MEKKIDNSICSQCRRAGEKLFLKGEKCFSPKCLIVKRNYAPGQHGNAKQPRRLTSYGTQLREKQKAKQIYGLREKQFSNYVAKATRKKGNTADTLLKVLETRLDNIVFRLGFVKSRPAARQLVSHKHVLVNGKTVNISSFQVKPNSVISVNLKFVEKSKSMENVFAVLSKKEVPAWLALDADLSTKKVSGKVLGLPKLTEMTLEFDPKKIIEFYSR from the coding sequence ATGGAGAAAAAGATTGATAATTCAATTTGCAGTCAATGCCGCCGTGCCGGTGAAAAATTATTTTTAAAAGGTGAAAAATGTTTTTCGCCTAAGTGTTTAATAGTTAAGCGTAACTACGCGCCGGGACAACATGGTAATGCCAAACAACCCCGCCGTTTAACTTCTTACGGCACTCAGTTGCGCGAAAAGCAAAAAGCCAAACAAATTTACGGTTTGCGCGAAAAGCAATTTAGCAATTATGTTGCCAAGGCCACCAGAAAGAAAGGCAACACCGCCGATACTTTATTAAAAGTTTTAGAGACTAGATTAGATAATATTGTTTTTCGTTTGGGTTTTGTTAAGTCACGCCCGGCCGCAAGGCAATTAGTTTCCCATAAGCATGTTTTGGTTAATGGCAAAACGGTAAACATTTCTTCATTTCAAGTTAAACCAAATTCCGTAATTTCCGTTAATCTTAAATTTGTAGAAAAAAGCAAATCAATGGAAAATGTTTTTGCGGTTTTATCTAAAAAGGAGGTACCGGCTTGGTTAGCGCTTGATGCCGATTTAAGTACCAAGAAAGTCAGCGGCAAGGTTTTGGGATTGCCAAAACTCACAGAAATGACTCTGGAGTTTGATCCTAAAAAAATCATTGAATTTTATTCACGCTAA
- a CDS encoding 50S ribosomal protein L13: MEQQKRGTTILDAEGKILGRLVSEAAKILQGKNKPSYEPNTDCGDRVVIKNASKVKISGKKFSDKIYRHHTNHPGGLKEKTYKEVFAKDPREVIHLGIIKMLPKNKLRNRRLTRLVIEK; encoded by the coding sequence ATGGAACAACAAAAAAGAGGGACAACAATTTTAGATGCCGAAGGTAAAATTTTGGGACGTTTGGTTTCCGAAGCCGCCAAAATTTTGCAAGGCAAAAATAAACCATCCTATGAACCCAATACCGATTGTGGGGATAGAGTGGTAATTAAAAATGCCTCTAAAGTCAAAATTTCCGGTAAAAAGTTTTCTGATAAGATTTATCGTCATCACACCAATCATCCCGGCGGTTTAAAAGAAAAGACTTATAAAGAAGTTTTTGCCAAAGACCCGCGTGAAGTGATACATTTAGGTATTATTAAAATGTTACCCAAGAACAAGTTAAGAAACAGGCGGTTAACACGTCTTGTAATTGAAAAGTAA